A single genomic interval of Nostoc commune NIES-4072 harbors:
- a CDS encoding AbrB family transcriptional regulator encodes MNQSLSVAPNLEEHTHENPVASKQQLFTKQLIVLVLEMLLALPLGLLLAKFQIGRIAWIFGGIAAGTLVLQGCRIFYQYSPQPNRTARKVGMALVGLTVGASNAHGNLASVASGIPIFLLLTLFLLLSGSCIGYIYSRLSKTNLLTAMLATVPGGVGIMAAIAADYNKNVSLVALVQAIRVTSVVILIPFIAKTSTGNYYAQTLPINAAWLNFDPSQLELLLLVLVITGLVVYPAILFKIPAGDFFGALLIGIGFNPLLHWLPFVGDISFNPPPIINLLGQMLLGITIGEYWGDKPNFRKRTVVYALMSVGMTLIAGAIAAILAMQLTSWDWLTCLLVTAPGGSAEMILVSLALNHNVEIVTTGHLIRLIAINSSLPLWLYLFRRLDERFSEPV; translated from the coding sequence ATGAATCAAAGCCTAAGTGTTGCTCCCAACCTGGAAGAACACACTCATGAAAATCCCGTTGCTAGCAAACAACAGCTATTTACAAAGCAATTAATTGTCCTTGTCTTGGAAATGCTTCTGGCATTACCTCTGGGTTTACTCCTGGCAAAGTTCCAAATTGGTAGAATTGCCTGGATATTTGGCGGGATTGCTGCTGGTACATTGGTTCTTCAAGGGTGTCGAATTTTTTATCAATATTCTCCCCAACCTAACCGTACTGCAAGAAAGGTGGGAATGGCACTTGTAGGCTTAACTGTTGGTGCTTCCAATGCTCACGGGAATCTAGCTAGTGTTGCTTCTGGTATTCCCATATTTCTTTTGCTTACCTTGTTTTTGCTGCTGAGTGGAAGCTGTATTGGTTATATTTACTCCCGCCTTAGCAAAACCAACTTATTAACAGCAATGCTGGCTACAGTTCCTGGTGGTGTTGGAATTATGGCAGCGATCGCCGCCGATTACAATAAAAATGTGAGCTTGGTTGCCTTAGTTCAGGCGATTCGCGTCACCTCAGTAGTTATTCTAATTCCTTTCATCGCTAAGACATCAACTGGTAATTACTATGCGCAAACACTCCCAATCAATGCTGCTTGGCTCAATTTCGATCCATCGCAACTAGAATTACTCTTGTTAGTACTGGTAATTACTGGATTAGTAGTTTATCCAGCTATATTATTTAAAATTCCGGCTGGCGATTTCTTTGGTGCATTATTAATTGGTATCGGGTTTAATCCTTTGCTACATTGGCTACCTTTTGTAGGTGATATTAGCTTTAATCCGCCGCCAATAATTAACTTATTGGGTCAAATGCTCCTGGGAATTACTATTGGTGAGTATTGGGGAGACAAACCCAACTTTAGAAAGCGGACTGTCGTTTATGCCTTAATGTCTGTGGGAATGACCCTAATAGCGGGAGCGATCGCTGCTATACTTGCGATGCAATTAACCTCTTGGGACTGGTTAACCTGTCTTTTAGTCACAGCACCAGGAGGATCAGCAGAAATGATCTTAGTTTCCCTGGCATTGAATCATAATGTTGAGATTGTCACAACTGGTCATTTAATACGCCTAATTGCGATTAATAGTTCTCTACCGCTTTGGCTGTATTTGTTTCGCCGTCTAGATGAGCGATTTTCTGAACCAGTTTAA